In Nocardia yunnanensis, one DNA window encodes the following:
- a CDS encoding heparin-binding hemagglutinin, whose protein sequence is MTEPKLTTTVTKPIYATVGAGDAIYAAVLDAVSQIRERANSADVQGRIDEARERFANLPADLQGQAETLRQRVQALPSELPEDLAELREKATPEELRKLVDQYYHQLLDLYADLAARGEETVEKLRSNPAFEERFEQVESRYNDLLAQTQDILGKVTEQVGPYIGRTKDEDETPVADAVDAEVLDVTTETAPVEDVAPVVKVPAKKAPAKKAPAKKAAPAAKK, encoded by the coding sequence ATGACCGAGCCCAAGCTCACCACCACCGTGACCAAGCCGATCTACGCGACCGTCGGCGCCGGCGACGCCATCTACGCCGCCGTGCTGGATGCCGTCTCGCAGATCCGTGAGCGCGCCAACTCCGCCGATGTGCAGGGTCGCATCGACGAGGCCCGCGAGCGCTTCGCCAACCTGCCGGCCGACCTGCAGGGCCAGGCCGAGACCCTGCGCCAGCGCGTGCAGGCGCTGCCGTCCGAGCTGCCCGAGGATCTGGCCGAGCTGCGCGAGAAGGCCACCCCCGAGGAGCTGCGCAAGCTGGTCGACCAGTACTACCACCAGCTGCTGGACCTGTACGCCGACCTGGCCGCCCGCGGCGAGGAGACCGTCGAGAAGCTGCGCAGCAACCCGGCTTTCGAGGAGCGCTTCGAGCAGGTCGAGTCCCGCTACAACGATCTGCTGGCCCAGACCCAGGACATCCTGGGCAAGGTGACCGAGCAGGTCGGCCCCTACATCGGCCGGACCAAGGACGAGGACGAGACCCCGGTCGCCGACGCGGTCGACGCCGAGGTCCTCGACGTCACCACCGAGACCGCTCCGGTCGAGGATGTGGCCCCGGTCGTGAAGGTGCCCGCCAAGAAGGCTCCGGCCAAGAAGGCCCCCGCCAAGAAGGCCGCGCCGGCCGCGAAGAAGTAA
- a CDS encoding DUF2516 family protein: MGGVMGIPALILWVLKLCALGMTVFALVHAIRQRPDAFTAVDKLTKPVWVAILVAALVVLLLPITSVVGILGIAAVVATGVYLADVRPKVDEIQRGPRW; the protein is encoded by the coding sequence ATGGGTGGGGTGATGGGAATCCCCGCTTTGATTCTGTGGGTACTGAAGCTGTGCGCACTGGGTATGACGGTGTTCGCCCTCGTGCACGCCATTCGCCAGCGCCCCGATGCCTTCACCGCCGTGGACAAGCTGACCAAGCCGGTGTGGGTCGCAATTCTGGTGGCCGCGCTGGTCGTGTTGCTGCTGCCCATCACGTCCGTGGTGGGCATCCTCGGCATCGCGGCGGTCGTGGCCACCGGCGTCTATCTCGCCGACGTGCGCCCGAAGGTCGACGAGATCCAACGCGGGCCACGCTGGTAG
- a CDS encoding alpha/beta fold hydrolase — translation MRNHRADLRTRTYGNADFNPPAGPYEIVPVTASDGAKLRVHAYGPADGNVLVLVHGWTCCLEYWTPQINAFAGEYRVIAYDVRGHGESELGTAQLTTDQLADDLAAVLDAVLPPGHRAVLVGHSLGGMTVQAWAGRYPERVQRQLLAVLLTNTAAGQLIAETTVVPFCNRGRIKLPFAVGLIGLSAQILFPPIAPVKWVFRRQIMSLAAVGDIAEFGLNIVRSCPARVRGRFGTLLSHLDVGRGAANLTVPTTVLAGSADDMTPPVHGERIAEMLTAAGSLAGFKILPTGHLGNVEAYREFNDELDRVAKSAFGIPAQVVGA, via the coding sequence ATGCGGAACCATCGGGCCGACCTGCGCACCCGGACCTACGGCAACGCGGATTTCAACCCGCCCGCCGGTCCGTACGAGATCGTGCCGGTCACCGCCTCCGACGGTGCGAAACTGCGCGTCCACGCCTACGGTCCCGCCGACGGCAATGTGCTGGTATTGGTGCACGGGTGGACCTGCTGCCTCGAGTACTGGACCCCTCAGATCAACGCCTTCGCCGGTGAGTACCGCGTCATCGCCTACGACGTGCGCGGCCACGGCGAAAGTGAGCTCGGCACCGCGCAACTCACCACCGATCAGCTCGCCGACGATCTGGCCGCCGTGCTCGACGCGGTGCTGCCGCCCGGCCATCGCGCGGTGCTGGTGGGCCACAGCCTGGGCGGCATGACCGTGCAGGCGTGGGCGGGCCGGTATCCGGAACGCGTGCAGCGGCAGCTGCTCGCGGTGCTGCTGACCAATACCGCCGCCGGCCAGCTGATCGCGGAGACCACCGTGGTTCCCTTCTGCAATCGCGGCCGGATCAAGCTGCCGTTCGCCGTCGGCCTGATCGGGCTCAGCGCCCAGATCCTCTTCCCGCCGATCGCGCCGGTGAAGTGGGTTTTCCGGCGGCAGATCATGAGTTTGGCCGCGGTCGGCGACATCGCCGAGTTCGGCCTCAATATCGTGCGTTCCTGCCCGGCGCGGGTGCGCGGCCGCTTCGGCACCCTGCTCTCGCATCTCGATGTGGGACGCGGCGCGGCGAACCTCACGGTGCCGACCACCGTCCTCGCCGGCTCCGCCGACGATATGACGCCGCCCGTGCACGGTGAGCGGATCGCTGAAATGCTCACAGCGGCAGGCAGTTTGGCGGGTTTCAAAATCCTGCCGACCGGGCATCTCGGAAATGTGGAGGCTTACCGGGAGTTCAACGACGAACTCGACCGGGTCGCCAAGTCCGCGTTCGGGATTCCGGCGCAGGTGGTGGGCGCCTGA